GGGGATTTTATGAAATTTAAGATTAAAAAATTTATTTATTTGGTTAATGACGTTACCAATATCATCCTAAAGAAGAGCCGGGTAGAAGCGGAAGAAGATGCCAAAAAGTTGCGGATAGTTTTAATTATTGTTAGTATTATTTTAGTTTTATCAATAGTTTTAAATATCTATTTATATGTCTAAAGTGCGAGTGCGTTTCGCGCCCAGCCCTACCGGGTTTCTTCATATTGGCAGTTTGCGCACGGTTTTATTTAATTATTTAATTGCCAAAAAAGAAAATGGCCAGCTGATTTTGCGCATAGAAGATACTGACCAGAAAAGGGAAGTGGCCGGCGCGGTTGAGGGATTATATGAAATCCTAGAATGGCTGGGTATTAAATTTGATGAAGGTCCGGGATTAATACGCGCCGCTACGAATGGCGCACATCCGAATTTGAAAAATGATGTTGGAAAATTCGGGCCGTATATCCAAGCGCAAAGATTGGAAATTTATAAAAAATACGCGGCTGAACTTTTGAAGAGAGGCGAGGCTTATTATTGTTTTTGCTCTGCGGATAGGTTAGAGAAAATGCGAGCTGATCAGCAAGCCAAAAAAGAACCTCCGCATTATGACCGGATTTGCCGAGATTTGCCGGAAGAAGAAGTAAAAACGCGGCTGGGAACGGGTGAGAAGGCGGTTTTAAGGCAAAAAATGCCCTCTTCCGGCGTGGTTGAGGTAAAAGACGAGTTAAGGGGCGAAATTGAGTTTAAAGCCCAAGATTTAGAAGACCATATCCTTATCAAGTCAGACGGTATGCCCACTTATCAATTCGCTTCCGTAGTTGATGACCATCTGATGAAAATTTCCCATGTTCTTCGCGGGGAAGAGTGGATTCCGTCTTTGCCTAAAAATATTTTGCTTTACAAGGCTTTTGGCTGGACTCTGCCGAAATTTATCCATCTGCCTTTGACTTTAAACAAAGAAGGCGGAAAATTAAGCAAGCGCCAGGGAGATGTGGCGGTTGAGGATTACCGCGCCAAAGGTTATTTGCCGGAGGCTTTACTTAACTTTTCCGTTTTACTGGGCTGGTCCCCCTACGCTAAAGCTTCGGGGGATAAATCTCCCTATGCGGAAAATTTGGCGGGAAAATCCCAAAGTGAAATATTAAGCCTGGAAGAAATGATAAAAAAATTTGAAATTAAGGATTTGCGAACCAGCGGCGCGGTTTTTGACATTGACAAATTAGATTATTTTAACGGCTATTATATTAGGCAGAAGTCTTTGGATGAGTTGACGGAGTTATGTTTGCCGTACTTGCGAGAAAGTCTTACAAAAACACAAAAACACAAAAACACAACAGGTTACATTAAAAAGGTTATTGCTTTGGAGCAGGAAAGATTAAAGAAATTGTCTGATATTGTTGAAGCGACGGAGTTTTTCTTTGTGGATGAGTTAAAATATGAGCCGGAGTTGCTAGTCTGGAAAAAATTAACCCTAGAAGAGGTCAAGAAAAATTTGGGAGAAGTTTATGAGCAGTTAGAAAAAATTTCGGAAAATAGTTGGACTAATAATTCAATTGAAGACGCTTTGATAAGCTATATAAAATCTCGGGAGGCGAAAGTGGGGGATTATCTCTGGCCCATGCGGGTAGCTTTAACCGGGAGGCAAGCGAGCCCTGGCCCGTTTGACGTGGCGGAAGTTTTAGATAAAATTGAAACTTTAAAAAGAATAAAATTTGCTATAAATTTAATTTGAAAAAAGGGGGAGACTTTAAAATGTGGAGAAAAACCATAAGCGCTTCGCCATTTGCTCTTTTTTTAATTATAGCTATTTTCTTTAAGGTGGAGGGCATCTTTTTGATTGTCGGTTCCTGTATCGCTGTTTTTGCAGCAATCGTAATTGGCGTTTGGGAGGGGCCGATAGAAAGGCGAAATCATGCGTTAGAAAAAAAGGCGTTGAGTTAATTTTCCTGTACCCATAAGGAGTAAATCCCGGCTTTGCTAAGGAACAAAACAGAGATTGTTTTTAAAATCTCTGTTTTTTTATTTAATGTAAGCTAAAAATTATGTTTATCTATTGACATAAATCAAATAATATGCTATTATTATATAACAGTACATTTTATTTTTTTCTCGGAGTTGAACACAAGGATTAACGCATTTACCCATCAGAAAAAGGGGGACAATCCATGTCTCGTTATTGGGCGCTCGTTATTCTCGTTGTCGTCGCTTTCGTCGTCGGTTGCTCTACGGCTGGTAAGATGTCCGCGCCTGCTTCGGATGTTCCGAGTTGGGCGAGCGGCGAACAGACATATATTTCCGACGGCTATGTGTATGTCGTCGGAATGAGCGAGCCCATGGCGAACGTTTCTTTGGCCAGAAGAGTGGCCGAAGAAAACGGCAGGAGCCGGCTCTTGCTGTTCTTCAAAAATAAACCCCTGATTGACGGTCAGAGGTACACAGAGACTGATATGAGTTTGGTTGACGTGCCCAAACTTGTGTACAGTATAGGAAACAAACGGGCCTATTCATTGGTCCGTTGTAAACTTCCGGCGAAGTGAATTTC
Above is a window of Patescibacteria group bacterium DNA encoding:
- the gltX gene encoding glutamate--tRNA ligase, translating into MSKVRVRFAPSPTGFLHIGSLRTVLFNYLIAKKENGQLILRIEDTDQKREVAGAVEGLYEILEWLGIKFDEGPGLIRAATNGAHPNLKNDVGKFGPYIQAQRLEIYKKYAAELLKRGEAYYCFCSADRLEKMRADQQAKKEPPHYDRICRDLPEEEVKTRLGTGEKAVLRQKMPSSGVVEVKDELRGEIEFKAQDLEDHILIKSDGMPTYQFASVVDDHLMKISHVLRGEEWIPSLPKNILLYKAFGWTLPKFIHLPLTLNKEGGKLSKRQGDVAVEDYRAKGYLPEALLNFSVLLGWSPYAKASGDKSPYAENLAGKSQSEILSLEEMIKKFEIKDLRTSGAVFDIDKLDYFNGYYIRQKSLDELTELCLPYLRESLTKTQKHKNTTGYIKKVIALEQERLKKLSDIVEATEFFFVDELKYEPELLVWKKLTLEEVKKNLGEVYEQLEKISENSWTNNSIEDALISYIKSREAKVGDYLWPMRVALTGRQASPGPFDVAEVLDKIETLKRIKFAINLI